One part of the Chloroflexota bacterium genome encodes these proteins:
- a CDS encoding sugar phosphate isomerase/epimerase, with amino-acid sequence MSISFSTLACPGWTLQEVIRAAQKYGYDGVELRGADREHISPEFTPIERRDVRHRFEDAGLQIVGITAYTRFAQTDPEVLQEQVDTMRRYVDLAADIGAPLIRTYGGQYPEDVDREALFDAMADALRQAGEYAAQAGVRIVLETHDAFALGAVTADILRRTDHPAVGALWDVMHPFRFGEPPERTYQHLRGWVWHVHLKDGHLRPERGAGGHELCLPGEGDVPIREIVRLLIANGYQGSWCLEWEKTWHPELPDTEIALDRFMKLIREYLQA; translated from the coding sequence ATGTCCATCAGTTTCAGCACGTTGGCTTGCCCGGGCTGGACCCTTCAAGAGGTGATTCGCGCCGCCCAAAAGTACGGGTACGATGGTGTCGAGCTACGGGGGGCCGATCGTGAGCATATCTCGCCGGAGTTTACGCCGATTGAGCGTCGGGATGTGCGGCATCGCTTTGAGGATGCGGGCCTGCAGATCGTGGGGATCACCGCCTACACCCGATTCGCTCAGACGGATCCGGAGGTGCTGCAGGAGCAGGTGGACACCATGAGGCGGTACGTGGATCTGGCGGCCGATATCGGCGCGCCCCTGATCCGCACCTATGGCGGGCAGTATCCGGAGGACGTGGATCGAGAGGCTCTGTTCGATGCCATGGCGGACGCGCTGCGGCAGGCTGGGGAGTACGCGGCTCAGGCCGGGGTGAGGATCGTTTTGGAGACCCACGACGCCTTCGCCCTGGGAGCTGTGACCGCCGATATCCTCCGTCGGACGGACCATCCGGCCGTGGGGGCGTTATGGGATGTGATGCATCCCTTCCGCTTCGGCGAGCCCCCCGAGCGGACCTATCAGCATCTGCGCGGGTGGGTGTGGCATGTTCATCTCAAGGACGGGCATTTGCGCCCTGAGCGCGGCGCGGGCGGCCACGAGCTATGCCTGCCCGGCGAGGGGGATGTGCCCATCCGGGAGATCGTACGGCTGCTCATCGCGAACGGTTACCAGGGCAGTTGGTGTCTGGAATGGGAGAAGACCTGGCATCCCGAGCTGCCGGACACGGAGATCGCTCTGGATCGCTTCATGAAGTTGATCCGGGAATATCTGCAAGCGTAG
- a CDS encoding dehydratase, with product MYFEEFTVGDEVTSVGRTITEADIVAFAALSGDWNQIHTDAEYACSTPFGERIAHGLLGLAVASGLAVRLGFMEDTVIAFMKIGEWQFRAPIRIGDTIRVRATVQETRPMRRLGGGYVTFKVAILNQRDEVVQRGTWTILVKFKPEESA from the coding sequence CTGTACTTTGAGGAGTTCACCGTCGGTGATGAGGTGACCAGCGTCGGCCGTACCATCACGGAGGCCGATATCGTGGCTTTCGCTGCCCTCAGTGGGGATTGGAATCAGATCCATACGGACGCCGAATATGCATGCTCCACGCCGTTTGGCGAGCGCATCGCCCACGGCCTGTTGGGGCTTGCCGTGGCCTCCGGTTTGGCCGTGCGTTTGGGGTTCATGGAGGACACCGTCATCGCCTTTATGAAGATCGGCGAATGGCAGTTCCGCGCCCCGATCCGCATCGGCGATACCATTCGCGTGCGGGCCACCGTGCAGGAGACCCGGCCCATGCGCCGGCTGGGGGGCGGCTATGTGACCTTCAAGGTGGCCATCCTCAATCAGCGGGATGAGGTGGTGCAGCGTGGCACGTGGACCATCCTGGTGAAGTTCAAGCCGGAGGAGAGCGCGTAG